In the genome of Chryseobacterium sp. 52, the window GCCTGTTTTTATAAAAAAAGATGCCTGTCAATTTTTAAACCCTGAGGCAGAGAATAAATGATCAATTGACCACACACTCAACTATTTGTTTTTTAAAAGACTGGGAATGGTTCCGTACTTTCTTTTAAATGCTGCCGAAAAATGTCTTGGATTTTTGTACCCAATCTCTTCAGATATCTCACTGATGTTCATTTCACTTTCAAGAAGCATTTTTTTTGCCTGCTCCATTTTGGTGTCGTTCCAGAAATTGAAAACTGTGGTCCCGAAGATCTCTTTAAATCCTTTTTTAAGCGTAAATTCATTGGTTCCTACCTGATGGGCAAGATCTATTAAAGAACAGGTATTATTAAGATTATTGATGATATAATCCCTTACTGCATATATTTTTTCTTCATCTTTCCTTAATAGGGAAGATCTTGCTGATTGATTTCCAATACACTGTTCAAGCTGCAGAAGCATAAGCTCACTGACCTTGGCTTCAAGATAGATCCTTTTAAAAACTCCTTTTCTGTCACAATATATAATGTCATTGAGGATCTGATACATTTCCAGGCTGATCCTGCTGTGATCCTGATTCATAAGACAGGAATACTTTTTATCAATCGCAGTTCTGAATGTGTTGAACAGTTCAGAATCCTCAGGAAGGAATTTTTTGAAAAATTCAGGAGAAAGATTAATTTCCAGAATCTGCATGTCATGACCTTCAAATTCCATCTTACCCTGCATGTGATGAGCATAAATAATATTCTGCTGATAACTTTCAAAGCTCACCTTTTTTTGAAAATTTTCAGAGATGGCAGAACTTTTACCTTGCATTGAAAAATGCATTTCTACACTGTCGAAATCACTTTCAAAATAGAGCATAAGCTTATTGGTTAAGGAAACGCTGCCAAAACCAATATGAACACTTCCAAAACATACTTCATGATAAAAACCACTTCCATAAGGAGGTTTCAGATAAGTGGTGCATTCTTTTATTTCACCGTGATCCTGAAAAAAAGCTTCCGGATAACTTCTCTCTACCAGCGTTCTTTCTGTCTTTTCAT includes:
- a CDS encoding helix-turn-helix domain-containing protein produces the protein MTLRLYDEKTERTLVERSYPEAFFQDHGEIKECTTYLKPPYGSGFYHEVCFGSVHIGFGSVSLTNKLMLYFESDFDSVEMHFSMQGKSSAISENFQKKVSFESYQQNIIYAHHMQGKMEFEGHDMQILEINLSPEFFKKFLPEDSELFNTFRTAIDKKYSCLMNQDHSRISLEMYQILNDIIYCDRKGVFKRIYLEAKVSELMLLQLEQCIGNQSARSSLLRKDEEKIYAVRDYIINNLNNTCSLIDLAHQVGTNEFTLKKGFKEIFGTTVFNFWNDTKMEQAKKMLLESEMNISEISEEIGYKNPRHFSAAFKRKYGTIPSLLKNK